The sequence ACCCTTGCGCGAGAACTCTCCCCGATCGTCAACACGCCGGATGAAACCTATCGATTAAAGACCGAGGACGCCCCATTCTTCGATAACATCCAGCAGGGAATCGTTCTTATCGGGTGAGGGATGTCATACAAATTCCAGGCTTGTTTGAGCCGTCGGGGTGTGGTCAAACGGCCCGCGAGCAGGGCGACGGTCGAGAGGGAGCTCGCTGAGGCAAAGGGAGATCTCGATTCAGCGAAGAAATCGCTCCTCGAATCCGACTACAAGTGGACCATCATCAAGGCATACTATTCCATGTTCCATGCCTGCAAATCGCTGCTCTTCAGTGCCGGGTACGTCGAGAAGAGCCATGAGTGTCTTATAGCCGCCATCGAGGAACTATTCACCGATAGAGGAATCCTGCCTCCCGCAATCGTCTCCGACCTCCGGTGAGCGAAGACCGCACGGGAGGCCGCCGACTACGGTCTGACGCACGGTGAAGCCTCTGCAAACGGAACCGTGCAGGATGCGGAGCAGATCTTCGATATAATCTCCGGCTACCTTGTAAAACAGGGGTTCGAGGCGCCTTCCCCGTAATCGCAGAGATGCCCGGCGGAGGGTAATGGTAACCCACGTTACTTCCCTGACTCTCCCCCTTTTACAATCGTTGGACCGTAGTATGGACCCGTTGCGAAGCCGATGATGGTCTGCAGACGGGCCGCCTCGGGGCGAGTGAACCGGGAAGGGTTCAACCCGATACTTCCAGGATTGAGATGCATAATTGGTCCGATTGGCGATGAACGGGCGATAAAATGAGCAGATATCCAGCCCGATAATGGCATTTCGATGCCTCTGGATATTCTTTTTCGGTTGTCGATCGAGTAGAGTTCACTCCCGGTATTGCTCAGGTTAATATTCCAGAACAGGCGAGAGGATAATTATAATCGGTAATATATAATAATAATCGCATGATATAGCCAAACAAATATATAATGGCGAACATATTCCCCTCTCAGTCTTCAGATAGGATGGAATGATCAAGGGGGGGATCGATCGTGAATCTCGGCAATTTTTCATCGATGTCATCAGTTTTCAGCCGGAACAGGCGTTTCCAGTGCTCTACCATAACTCACCACCATGGTCGCATCAGTCTGCCCATGACTCCGGGATGGTGAACCGTAGCCGTACCGCTGCTGCCACACCGGGATTTCGCCTGGTCGGGAGGCTGGAAACGTAGATGAACATGGCTGCCTGGCGAGCAAGCTGGTGAGGTACGGGACCGTTCACCATGACGGCTCCAGG is a genomic window of Methanoculleus bourgensis MS2 containing:
- a CDS encoding HEPN domain-containing protein encodes the protein MVKRPASRATVERELAEAKGDLDSAKKSLLESDYKWTIIKAYYSMFHACKSLLFSAGYVEKSHECLIAAIEELFTDRGILPPAIVSDLR